The Raphanus sativus cultivar WK10039 chromosome 6, ASM80110v3, whole genome shotgun sequence sequence tcgatcgatactcatccagagttgtcgatcgatgtagctgagaagatccgcgtactagaagattataatcgatcgatacaaatctagtgttgtcgatcgatatcgaggacgaaatggtttagccgactacttcaccaagacttcaccaaattacgagattgtccatgacgagtttttaacctaattgaaatgcttaaatatttctgctaagtgtttttgccGGCAAGCAAGCTTTTGGCAGCAAACCTTTGTAACcaaagagaaaagcagagagtgtgagagaaagctaaagttttatatgttttgagagatttgaaagatcattgagagatttgtgattgaactccatttgttttctattctctatctaatgcaattcttttacctatcttgtgttatgaattgcttagctatgtctgagtagtctacttgttagatctaggatttaaataggtttgtgggattagccccaaactataattgctaagttgtgatattcatcaaatagattgcaccatatgcttgttctagagtagctaactagagcatagatctaCCAAAACATGAACTTTCTGTTTTGGAGGAGAAAAGAAGTGGCTCCCATGAGTCCACAATTCGATACCGTCCCATGGATCtgttggtacatttggaaggtGAGGAACGACAAGCTCTTTAATGGGAAATTCGTATCCCCGATGGATACTCTTCAACACGCCTCACTGGAGGCTGAGTGTTGGAGGAAGGCTAACGAAAAGGAGGAAGTAGAGGAGGAACTCGATGACTCCCTCACTATGGAGATGGAAACAGCGCCCCCTTGGACACCCCGAATCTCGACATGCCAAATCGATGCTTCATGGATCACTAATGGCAGCGTCAGTGGCTTAGGGTGGAGTTTTAAGGATCACATGGGCTCTGAATTCTTTGGATTGCGAGCATGTAGTAGGACCCTCTCAGCTTTGCATGCTGAGATGGAAGGTCTACTATGGGCAGCTTCATGTATTAGGCACATGAGGATAACCACGATGAGGTTCGAGACAGATTGTACGGACCTAGTAGATATGGTCACAAACCCGGAAGATTGGCCGGCTTTTGTGAGAGAGACCGACTTGTTTCGGAGTCTCCAGGAGGGTTTTGAGGATGTGAGAGTTTCTCATATTCCACGGGATCGGAATGAACGTGCAGACGCTTTAGCTAAGGAGGCAAGAAATAGAGGCTATACCTTTACCCACATAAATCAGACCCGGTCAGACGGAGGGGATCCTCGGAGAACCGGCTCGTCTAACCACCACTTGATCTAATAAAGATGGgcagccgacaaaaaaaaaaaaaaaaaactagagcatagatcactaggatccttatatcttaaattatatgtttgaactagttgtctccttggagaagagctaaccgccctccttgagacctagtgttcattatcggctcgcgcccaggcatttctagaagccgtcgatcaatatcccaactggacaatcgatcggcgctgcaaaaggtgtatcgctcgatatctctaaaggatatcgatcgactctttttctggtcaacagatGACAGTTGAGATCATAGATCTAGATTATTGAatcagtgagacatcactgagtgttaagcggctgagttctttagtatcatgcaagcaacttattaggcatttatagatattaaaatctccattcctgaataaaagccctaactctagcactcttcattatcatttaaacaactatcatattgttagttagagcaactaccttactcattttaggattgtcatttacatttcatcataaaaaccaacttaacctaggattgattaattgattagatttaattggttacctagctcctcgtgattcgatccctaagtactacagctgaacctcttatttgagagagtaagctctatagggtaatttgagcagtcTCAACTTCGTGGCTTGATTTATCCCCTCGGTATATACGGGGATAAGAACTTCCCCTAAGGTTTGCTTTACCTCTCCACTGAAACCTACAAGGGGAGTCGCCTTTCTAGTTAGGGACGTAGGTTCCAATCCTAGGTCGGTGTAGGCTGAATGAAAGATAATGTTGTTGGAGCTCCCATTGTCGACCagtattcgcttgaccaagcagttcgctatggtaagtgaaatgacaagGGCGTCGTGATGAGGAGCAAGGACCCTCTCCTGTTCCCTTGCAGTGAAGCTGATCTCGTCCGCTCCGAGGAGTAGGCGCTTaggaccctcggcctcttggccATTCCTGGCGttgcgagtacttctcttggcTGCGGCACTACTGATTCCGCTTACTTCCGATCTgcctgagatgacatggatcaccctGTCTTGCTGTGGTGGTAATGCGGGAGCTGCTTCGATAGGGAGACCGGGACCTTCTTTATTCAGAAGGTTCTTGGCCTTGTCTGAGAGGAACTCCCTTAGGTGTACTTTCTTGAGAAGCTCGGCGACTTCTATCTTCAAGGCTATGCAATCTTCCGTAGTGTGACCATGGTCGCTATGGAACTCGCACCACCGCTTGGTGTTTCGATTAGCCTCTGAGGCCTTCATCTTATGGGGCCATTTGACTTGAGGACCCATTTGTCGTAGGACACCGATTAGCTCCGGCTTAGATATCGCAGGATGAGAGATATCGGGCTATGTGGATACCATCATTCCTTCGGATCTAGGTAAAGGGCGATGTTGATATCTGCCCCTGCTCGGATTGCTAGTCTCCCTAGCGGACTTGGGATGAGAGGGCTCATCCCGATCGTTCCTAGTTGGCTTTGAGGACTTCTGATCATAATTTGGATAGGTCTTGGCCCTACTTGCAACATCCTCTTCCcatcttacttgagcccaagcacgagacaATACGTCCTCCATAGTCCTGCACTTGTATTTAATCAGCTCCTTTGAGAGATCTCCCTCCGGTAGTAGACCCCGATTGAAGGTCgagatagccgtatcagcgttgcactTAGGGATAGCCACCTTCTCTTGGTTGAAGTGTGCTATGTAGGAGCGAAGGGGTtcgttcctatgctggaggacttCATAGAGGTCATCTGAGTTTTTCTCTAGATTGCGACTACTAGCGAATTGTTCTACGAACTTgtcgctaagggctgcaaaggactTGATGGACTTGGTAGGAAGATTGATGTACCACTAGAGAGCAGGGCCAGTCAAGGTCGATCCGAATCtcttgcacatggtagcttcctGTGCATCCCGGGGAATCGCTACGGCTAGCATGTGTTGCTCAAACTGAGCAATGTGATTGTCTGGATCTTATGTACCTTCGTACATCTTTATGCTTGGGAAGGAGAACTTGCGTGGCATCTCCACCGAAGCAATCTCCTCTACGAAAGGTGTGTCGGAGTAGGACCCTGGATTACTCCTCCGTATAGGGGGAGCTacccctgggagcctttctaccatagattgaatggtgccgAACCTTTCGGAAACCACTCTTTCTAGATAGGCGGCTAGAGCCGGGTCTGAGATCGCGGGATCATCGGGTGAATACTCTTCGTCTTCCTCATCGGAATCGCTATCCACTTGCACTCGGGTCGCATCGTGAGCGACTTCTCGTCCCTCGGGTTCATTGTTAGTGGAGACGGGTCGGTGAGATGCTCTTTCACCGTCGCGTGGAGTGTTGAGCGAAGCCATAGGTCGAACCTTAGTTTGGAACCGTTTTCGCTTATTACTGGTTTCACCGAGGGTCTGGTTTTCTTGTCGAAGGACAAGGTTCTCTGCTtctatggcgtctagcttctcggcgctctGCTGCAGctgcttggagtgttctccaagttggtcttttagggtttgaacttctaGAAGAAGTTCATGACCTCCGGGTGTGgtctcccgagctttgtgaagatcggtaacctgactTTGAAGAATCTCGAGCCGGTTGAGGAGTTCGATCTCCCTCGGGGTCATCTCTGCATAGTTAGTACTGTCCTCTAgtgccatcgtcacgtagttggattacTCCCCTCCTtatagcgccaaactgttatggtatttttgtgaTAGGATCGCTTTAGTACTACAGAAAACTAGAAAAGATTGTATATGAGACAAGAAATCGTAAACtagaagatgttattgagtattgattcgggactacaacgtggtggtgtataaaccctagtctttgtcgcctaaactctaatcttctAGTCTCGAAacgtcgatcccttattctagggtttgggctccccttttatatttgtaaatgtcggcttcaagtaatagaactcttccataatcggaaaaatggaagttttcccttaggcggaaaacttctattttgcttcaagggtcgatccgatcaagggggtcggacctatggCAGAGGTTGGTCCCTAGTTCCTTCTTGggcaagggtccggaagtcgagggcctatccggaagctggagaaaatttatgtctggatatttttccccaacagaaCCTGCTCAAGGCGGCCATCCTACCCGTCAATCTCTGGATCTCCTTCACATTACGAGGGGAAGGTATCACTTGGATTGCCCTTACCTGCTCTGGGTTGGCTTTAATAcccctgtgggtgactataTACCCAAGGAACTTCCCAAAGCTTACCCCGAATGAGCATTTCGAGGGGTTGAGCTTCATATTATACCTCCCGAGAGTGGTGAATTCCTATTGAAGATGCGAGATATGATCTTCGGCGCCTAGGGATTTTACCAGCATATCATCGATATAAACCTCCGTGGTCTACCCTATCTGGTCggtcggcgaacatcatgttgaaGATTCTTTGATAGGTGGAACCGGCATTCTTCAATCCAAAAGGCATGACCTTGTAGCAGTAGATGCCCTGGGATGTCATGAAtgaggtcttctcttgatcgtccGGATGCATTAGGATCTGATTGTATCCGGAGAATGCATCCATGAAGCTCATTAATTGGTGAGCAGCGGTTGCATCGACTAGCTTGTCGATATGAGGTAAGGGAAACGGGTCCTTAGGACATGACTTGTTAAGGTCCGTGAAGTCGAtgcagactctccacttcccatttTTCTTCCTCACAACCACCACATTAGCTAGTCATTCCGGGTATTGTACTTCCCGTATGAATCCGGTGTCGagtaggttcttgacctcttcgttgatgATTTCGTCCCTTTCAGGGGCGgacttcctcctcttctgtctgGCAAGGGGATGCATTGTATCCACTTGAAGCTTGTTCATGATAACATCGGGATCAATCCCATGCATGTCCTCATGGGACCAAGCGAAGCAATCGGAGTTGGACCTCAAGAAGTCGACCAATCTCCGCCTAAGCCCTTCGGGgagcttggagcctatcttcAGGTTTCATTCCGGATTTCCTTCCACCATGGGAACCTCATCCATATcttccacttccggctcttcggtatGCATGGCCGGAAGCTTCTTTTATAATTGCTATAAGACTTGGGTCTCCCCTCTAGGGTGGTCTGGTAGCAGGACCTCGAATTCTCATGGTCCCCCTTGATCGCTTTAATGCCCCAGGGAGTCGGAAACTTGACCAGCTGATGGAGAGTCGAGggtacggctcccatgtcaTGGATCCAGGGCCTCCCTAATATCACGTTATAGGACGAAGGGCAGTCGACGACTAAGAACTTCGTGGCCTGGTTTATTCCCTCGGCATATACTGGGAGAAGGACCTCCCCTAAGGTCTGCTTTACCTCCCCGCTGAAGCCTACGAGAGGGGTCACCTTTCTTGTCAGGGCCTTAGGTTCCAACTCTAGATCGGCGTAGGCTGAGTGGAAGATaatgttgctggagctcccGTTGTCCACTAGTATTCGCTTAACCAAGAAAtttgctatggtaagtgaaatgacaagGGCGTCGTGGTGAAGAGCTAGGACCTTCTCTTGCTCCTTTGCGGTGAAGCTGATATTTTCTTTTCCTAGGAGTAGGCGCTTGGGACCTTCGGCCTCTTGGCCGTTCCTAGCACTGCTGATTCCACTTACTTCTGATCCgcctgagatgacatggatAACCCGGTCTTCCTGTGGTGGCAATGCGAGAGCTGCTTCAGTAGGAAGACCGGGACCTTCTTTATTCAAAAGGTTCTTGGCCTTGTCCGAGAGGAATTCCCTCAGATGACCTCTCTTGAGAAGCTCGGCGACTTCTCTCTTCAGGGCTATGCAATCATCCGTGGTGTGGCCGTGATCGCTATGGAACTCGCACCATCGTTTGGGATTCCGGTTAGCATCTGAGGCCTTCATCTTGGAGGGTCATTTGACTTGCGGACCCATTTGCGGTAGAACACCGATCAGCTCTAGCTTCGTCATCGTAAGATGAGAGATATCGGGCCACGTAGACACCATCATTCCTTTGGATCTAGGCAAAGGATGATTTTGATATCTGCCCCTGCCTGGATTGCTTGTCTCCTTCGCAGGCTTAGGGTGGAAGGCCTCGTCGCGATGGTTCCTAGTAGGCTTTGAGGACTTCGGATCGTGTTTCGGGTAAGCTTTCGCCCTGCTTGCAACGTCTTCCTCCCATCTAACCTGAGCCAAGCACGAGATAGGACATCTTCCATAGTCCTACACTTGTACTTAGTCAACTCTTTGTAGAGATCTCCTTTCAGGAGTAGACCCCTTTTAAAGGCTGAGATGGCCGTATCAGCGTTGCATTCGGGGATGGCCACCTTCTCTTGGTTGAAGCGTGCTATGTAGGAATGCAATGGATCGTTCCTATGCTAGAGGACCTCGTAGAGATCATCCGAGTTTCTCTCTAGACCTCGTAGAGATCATCCGAGTTTCTCTCTAGATTGCGGCTAGTTTCTCTCTAGATTGCAAATGACCTAATGGACTTGGTAGGGAGGTTAATATACCATTGAAGAGCAGGACCGGTTAGGGTTGACCCAAATCATTTAcacatggtagcttcccttGCTTCTCTAGGAATCGCTACGGCTAGCATACGTTGCTTGTACTGAACAACGTGATTGTCGGGATCTCCGGTACCTTCGTACATCTTTATACTCGGGAAGGAGAACTTGCGCGGTATCTCCACCGaggcaatctcttccacgaaaggtgtaaCGGAGTAGGACCCGGGATTGCTTCTCCGGATATGGGGAGCTACCTTGGaagcctttctaccatagattggATGGTACCGGACCTCTCGGAGACCACCCTTTCAAGGTAGGCAGCTAGTGCCGGATCTGAGATCACGGGATCGTCAGGTGAATATTCTTCGTCTTCCGTATCAGAATCACTATCCACTTGCACCCGGGTCACGCCATGAGCGGTCTCTCGACTATCGGGCTCGTTACTCGTGGCGACGGGTCGGCGAGACGCTCCACCACCATCGCGAGGAGTTCTAAGAGAAGCCACAGGTCGAACCTTAGTTCAGAACCATTTTTGTTTGTTGCTGGTTTCGCCAAGGATTTGGTTCTCTTGTCGAAGGACAAGATTCTCTGCCTCcatggcgtctagcttctcgaTGCTTTGCTGCAGctgcttggagtgttctccaagatgatcttttagggtttgaacttcttGGAGAAGTTCGTGACCTCCAGACGTGGTCTCCTGATCTTTATGAAGGTCGGTGATCTGACTCTGAAGGGTTTCGAGTCGGTTGAGGAGCTCGAGTTCCCTTGGGG is a genomic window containing:
- the LOC130495729 gene encoding uncharacterized protein LOC130495729, whose translation is MGPQVKWPHKMKASEANRNTKRWCEFHSDHGHTTEDCIALKIEVAELLKKVHLREFLSDKAKNLLNKEGPGLPIEAAPALPPQQDRVIHVISGRSEVSGISSAAAKRSTRNARNGQEAEGPKRLLLGADEISFTAREQERVLAPHHDALVISLTIANCLVSVER
- the LOC108807637 gene encoding uncharacterized protein LOC108807637, whose protein sequence is MKASDANRNPKRWCEFHSDHGHTTDDCIALKREVAELLKRGHLREFLSDKAKNLLNKEGPGLPTEAALALPPQEDRVIHVISGGSEVSGISSARNGQEAEGPKRLLLGKENISFTAKEQEKVLALHHDALVISLTIANFLVKRILVDNGSSSNIIFHSAYADLELEPKALTRKVTPLVGFSGEVKQTLGEVLLPVYAEGINQATKFLVVDCPSSYNVILGRPWIHDMGAVPSTLHQLVKFPTPWGIKAIKGDHENSRSCYQTTLEGRPKSYSNYKRSFRPCIPKSRKWKIWMRFPWWKEIRNET